A stretch of DNA from Scatophagus argus isolate fScaArg1 chromosome 23, fScaArg1.pri, whole genome shotgun sequence:
TGTGACACGCAGGCTATGTGTGCATTGTGGAACCTTTCATGTTGGCAGGCATGTTAAGAGGCTTTAGAGTagccacacacacctccagcAGCACCTAATCAAGAGATTCAGCTCTGACAAGCTCAGATCTCAGCAAAAACAGGCCTGTATATAATGTGTGGATAGTCATATTGATATCACACAaatgttttactgcagtttcaCTGTCTATATGTGCAGAATATGCCGTATACATGAAAAATTCATTAGGTGAAGTGCAATATCTGTCTGGTGCTTTCTCTCTATATACATGTGTGGAAACCTCAaaagcacatacacatatgGACTTTACAGTGAAGAAAATATCATGTGCCAACAGTTGAACTTGTGTTGAACTTGAACTTCATTCATTCTTTAAGGAGGAAGACGTAATAGGTGCCATTGTAAGTATTTTAACGTGGTAGccatagtttgtttgtttgtttattttgttgttgttttttacaaaaaaacatctcagaCACACATTAGAGAGTTTTCATATACGCCTTACTAAATGTGTGATCAAAATAGTATGCTGACATAAGGGTAAGCTGTTAAGTTGTTACATCTGCAGTTCTGAAAGTAGAAACCATTGAAAATAGTtagtgaatgaaaacattattttcagtaGTTTTTAAGAAAACTACTATTTCAGTTCTAGAAACTGTGAACTGTAGAATTTGGGGATTTTAAGGGTGCGATTGGATGCTTTATTTGAGTATATGAATAAACAATGACATCGTGACAGCTGAAAATGGAATTTCACACTTGTACTTACCTCCTTACTTTCTTATGTTCTTAAGCAGCCTGTTATGACCGGGACTAATCACTTTacagaatgaaaatgttaataaacaTTACCACTTTTTGCTTACAGTCACCAGTGCTACACATCCATGCACACATCTAATGGGATCCTTTCagtcatattcatattttttgttgtaCATTTGCTGCTCATTTCTTAACTGTTTTTTCAGGGTTTtcctttgtgactttgtgtccCAAGATTCTCAAGATTCTCTCACCCTTGTGTATTCAAGGGGATATTGCATAGAAATGATGATATAATCAAAACCTATAGggtttttttaattacatttttatcaatCAAAATTCAATGTCCAACTCCACTGTGCGGCTGTTCTGATTGAACGTTAGACTGTGGTTGTACGGGAGGTATATGTCCCATTGCGAAACACCATATCAGAAGCCATACAGTCCTTGGGAAAGTCCAGAGGGCTACatgttgtttgtcttctcaAAGCTACTGCACAGTAATCCACCTGCTCCGCATCCAGTCCAGACTCAAGCCACCGGAAACACACAATGCGCTGGAATGAGCGCCTGAAATTGTCAGACACAAAGCCATACAAGATAGGATTGGCACCGCTATTGGCATAGCTAAGAATGACAAAAAGCTGAGTGACCATGGGGTCTGGGGGACGATGGAAAACACTAACCAGCTGGACAACATAGAAAGGCATCCAGCAGAGAACAAACACTGCCACAACTAGCAGCACCATTCGGGTGATCTTCTTCTCTGAGCGCCGTCGCTGAAGCCAGCCTGCTTTTAGCCCCACTGCTCGCATTCTGGCCACCATTAGACAGTAGCATAAGCATATAGCTCCGACTGGAAGCAGAAACCCCAACAGGAAGGTATAGACCACGAATGCTACTGACCATGCTGCTTCAGGCCACAAGAAGTTACAGTCCACGCCGCCATCCTGTGCTGGGACAGTGTCTGCAAATATAATGATGGGCAGGATGACTATGAGTGACAgtccccatacacacacattgactACTTTGGCAACAGTGGGTCTGCGGTAACGAGCAGCCTTGATTGGGTGGACCACTGCTATGTACCGGTCTACACTCAGCACAGTCAGGCAAAAGATTGATGTAAACATATTGATACCATCTACGCTAAGCACCAGCCTACACATCAGTGACCCAAAGGGCCAGTGACGAACAGCAGCTGATGTGGCTAGGAAAGGAACACTTAACATGAACAACTCATCAGCAATTGCTAAGTTGAGAATGTAAATGTTAgtggctgttttcattttggcatATTTCAGAATGACATATATGACCATGGCATTTCCAGTTAGACCTACACAGCAGACAAGAGCATAGATAGACGGGATGATGATTTTACTGGCGTCAGGCTCCTGGTAGTAGTCTTCATAGTCTGTGCTCGTGTTATAGGGTGCTCCCGTTGGATAAGACCTATAGTCCTGGCTCGCATTGAAATCCATGTTCACTTTTGGTGAGTATGTCTTTAAGTTTGAATTATTCtagagacagagaaaacatgtaGGAACTGCATTTCACACAAACCCAAGCCAACTCAAGTGACACAGATGTCACTAGGTGTAGTCTTTTTTGAATTCTAACTTATTAATCACTGGGTTCAAACTCTAGTAGCAGGCTCTGTAGTAACACTCATTTATCTCAGAATATAAAGAGTAATTCTCAGGATTGTGAGGAAATCAACCCTAAATGAGAGGTTGTATGCTAGAACAACTGCTAGCCTGGCAATTGTGTCAAGATGactctctgttgtctttttgaTTTCCATTAAAATCTGCAGAAGAGAGAATCATGTTCATACTCAAACTCTGCAACTCCTTGCCAGAGGATCTCAGGCGGGCAAACTCAGCATcctcttttaaatctcttcttaaAACACTTTCATTGCTTGGCTTTTCTTAGTCATTGATCCTATTACACTCaatgtgttatttcattttatcttaatcctgttttattttattgaattttacagtattttatcTAATTAATCATTGTTTGTCCTTTTCGGTTTGTAAATTTTTCATTCTGTGAgaagtgctatataaataaagttattattattatattacaaaACCATACATGTTATATATGTTTttgctatatgttttatatgtcatgtgttcatatatatttttggtCACTGTAATCCAAGAGAAGAAAATTTCCACTGTTCCCTTTTCACACTCCATATGTCCTCAAATTCTTCTTTTGTTCCTTGTCAGTGATTTCTGATTGTAAAGTCCAGGCAACCTTGGTCATTCTTTTTTTTCGCAGCTATAGAAAGACAACAATTGCTCTCAGGACAATTGCACCTACTGACGGAATTCCTAGTAGGTGATTGTTGCATTGCATTGTCATTCATCAGTAAACATACATCTTAGTTCCCATCTATCAAAGATATTATTAAGTCCAGAGTTCAGATCAAAAGCAGGGTAAGACCACTTGGTTTTATGGTGCTTCCAAAACTCCTTCTGATGATTGAAAGGGGGTATTCTGGTTGGTAAAATCACATGAAGTGGTGCTGTTTGGCTCCTGTACTTGTATTTTCCTGTTGATAGAGTCTCACAGCCGTCGCAGATTGGAGAAAAATCTCATGGTTCCTGCTGAAGGGTCCCTTCAGGATAAAATATGCTCCATATTTCTGTGACCTCAATTATGAAAcctgtgagaaaacaaagaattgTCACTTAGTTTGCCTCTGACAGACACCGAGCACAACATCAGGGTAAAGGCAAATGAGTCACACTTAAGATAAGCTGATACTGCAATAGTTCACATGAAAGCCTGAAAACATTACCTTAAATTATCTGAGGCTGCACAGTAATTATTTGCAGGAGAATTACTTACTGTAGATGTGTTCCTGTACACATGTGCATTGCACATGCAATGTAATTTGAGTGTCACTGACTCGGTCCTACTCCCATACAAGAATAATAAGAGTAAGAataagaatctttttttttttttttctttttggcaaaCAAGTAGCAATGATACTATCCAGACCTTGACACCCATGGTCAACTCACATAGTTGAATTCTCTTATTTAAGTGGTTCGACATCCTCCCAGGAATGAGTGGATGCGCATATTGGAATTCTGTTAAGACagctttatttaattaatacATGGAGACATGAATTATGGCGTAGCTTTACGAATATGGGATGCATGGTAAATGGTAATTCACATCATCTGACAGCCCTAGATGGTTTATGACCCCAGATATGGTTATGTGAAGattaaaaatacagcatataGTCAATACAGCACTATATTAGTTAAGGTTTAATTACAttgaatgtaattttaattacattttaattaaattaattaaataactttatttaattaatacATGGAGATGTGAATTCATATAAACCATGGCGTAGCTTTAGGAATATGGCATGCATagtaaaaatgataaagatTCCCATTTTTACAGCCTGCAGAATATTCACATCATCTGACAGCCCTAGATGGTTTATGACCCCAGATATGGTTATGTGAAgattaaaaatactgtatacagtCAATAAACActatattaattattaaattaaggTTTAATTACATTGAATGTCTAACAAAATGGACTGATATAGTGCTGCctatgaaaaaaaattacagcaaaaagcaacactgtcgttgcaaataaagtgagagaggaatgttaatgttaatatatatttattttaccatgCACAGTTAATTTCTAATTTCCATCAAATGCAGCTGGGAAATCACTGTTGTCTCAGTCCCTTTTCTAATGGTGATGATTACTCATCCTCTGAATAGCATACTACTTGCATATCTGTTACTCTGCATTTCCACCATATATGTAGTTATTAAAGTTTTTTTCATTGATCTGTGCcttaatttttttcctctggcCCCAGCTTAACTAACTAAGTATTTAAACTTCTTAGTACAGTtgtagcattttgtttttatcttggtttgtttttcaactcttgctgttttgttttaatgcttGTATACGCCAACACAGAGGTCTGAGAGAAATACCATTTTTATCCTCTATTATGTCTGGTACATATGGCAGAAGTGACAATAAAGTTAACTTTGAATTATGAAAAACCAAAGTGACAGATAGCAATATGAAGTTGATATGCTGTAGACAATTACAGTAATATATTGTAGAAAATCACAGATAGTATACAGTAAGAAATCACAGTAATTAAAAtataagacagaaaaaaacagtaaccAATAATACACTGTAGTGAATCACAACAACTTATTATATACATTACAAAATTACAGTAACCAGTAACGTTATGTAGAAAATCATAGTAAAGAATTACACCCATAGATGTACAAAACACTGTgtaattcaattaaattttaattccatctatttatatagcgccaaatcacaacaagcAGGTCAAAACCAAAGTTTGGTTAGTTTGATCTTTGGAAAGACCCAACAAAATCCTAATGAGCAAGCACACTTCCGTTTAGCACTAAgcactgttgttgttggagttgttcaaattaataaatatggTTATGAAATAAGTAATGAAACAAATTGTCGATACCAGCCTGAATTTTACTCAGTATTGGATCTGAAAGGAAATCAGTGGTATTGAACATCACTACCTTGGAGCCACAGTCTTGGCCATTTTGCATAAACTCCTGGTGTTGCTGTGTTCAGTCCCGGCTTTGATCAATTATTCATGTCGGGACAATCTGAACTGACAaatagggactttaatgacctTTCCAGTTTCTTGAAGAGTTGTGGAaggtctgtttttctgtccagtCCTATATTCTCAGCATCCACACCAGGCTCCAGTCTACATGCACTGCACACAACATTAGTTTTATTgacaatttaaatttattctGGAATcgtttctccttctccacccAAGCAGGCTGGGTGGCATGGCACTAGCAGACAACTTACAGCAGGCTGTACAATCTGCTCCATGTGGCTGACTATTTATTTCCCACTCTCATACCCTGGGATTCCCATGCCAGTCCATGGCGGCACCTCTGTGTGCCCCCAGCCCTGACTTGCTCCCCTCGTGGAGGCACCTGTCATCACCTCTCTCACTTAAAGCTCACCATATACAGACCATCATCACAAATAGGGAGAATTGTCCATATTTCATAAGAAAAGGGGTTGTTTGCCTTATGAACCTTCATCACCACCTCACACCCCAATCAATTCCCCTGCTGCAGTGAAGTCAAAAGGCAATTCTTTCTTCAACTCCTCCTGTATTCCAGTCAGAATAACATCTAGATGCACTTCCTTCCACCATATGCACTCTGTGTTTCCATCTGCTAGGTCTGATAATCTGATTACAATCAGCTGTCGAAAGTCTGGTCAAGCTTCCTGCTTTCGCCCTgctaaatgcacattttttggcaaataaaacattcattcttAATGATATCATCACAACTTATAACCTTTCTGTTCCTCACTGAGTCCTGGCTGAAACCTGGGGAATACTCCCATATGGTCAAGCTCTGCCCACCGAGTTATAATTATTTGACTGTCCCCAGACAAACTGGCTGTGGTTGAGGtatcactgttgtttttaggAATTCTTTCTCTTGTATCCCTCTTAGTATTGGTTCTTTTGTGAACAAGCTTTTAAATTCTAGCTTTTGAACTGGCATGTGATAAATTTGCTATATAATTATTTATAGACCCTCCAGTTCCAGTTTGCGTTTTCTTGAATAATTCACAGAGCTATTATCTTCTTTTATACTTAAATTTGATAGGGTTATTATTGCTGGAGACTTTAACATCCACATAAACTAAACCACTAAACGAGGCTGACTTTGTCTTGAATCATACACTCATCATCTTTGATACAACTTTTCTACCCACTCCAgtaacacagaaacataaaatcTGCTCTCGCTTCTTTCATAAATTATCAACATCCTTCTTTACCAGCTTCTTCACAAATACAGGTAAATTCCCACCACACTTTAATGATATCAATGACCATGTAGTCTGGTTCAACACTATATGCTTATCAGCCCTCAACTTCTCTGCTTCTTATATCTCCGGAACTGTTCCAACCACTAATACAACCCCTTggataaataataacattacatGCATCAAAAGAGAATTTAGGAAGACTGAATGCAAATGGAAGAAATTAAAACTTAAAGTTTTAAAACCACTACCACCACATGAAAGAACTACTGCTCTCCTTGAAACAAACTATCATATGCTCAAGCTGCATATGTCTCTCacctcattaaaaaacaatagaCATAACCCAAAGTTTCTGTTTGATACTATTAACCGACTTGCAAATCCACCCCCTCCTGCTGCCCCATCTCATCATTTTAGGATTGTGAGAACTTCCTATCCTTCTTTAGAAATAAGATTGATGGCCTGAGGTCCACACCATTCCCACCAGTGGCTTaaccaacccccccccccccacacacacacacacacaccagcccaGCTCTTTGAACAGAATTTACCCCTATCACCCTAATGACCCTTTTAAATTCTTCAACCGGTCCCAGTGACATTGTTCCTACAAAATTTCTAaaagctgttttctctgtcatatGACCTAAAAACCCTCTCCCAACCCAATGTCAAAACTACCATTCCTATCCAGACTCCTAGAGAAAATAGTCTCAGATCAACAGACAGACTGCATAACTCTGTAGGAATTTCTGGTACAGCCTTAAAATGGTTTCACTCTTACTTGGAAAACAGATACTTCAATATATGTGTTAATAATCATGTGTCCTTCTCAGGACCTCTGCTATGTGGAGTACCACAGGGGTTTCAGAATGTGTCATATCAGTGCTATGGTATTGAACCACTTCAGCATAACATCAAACCTTCTGCTAAATACCTTGGTATCCTCTTTTATCATTCTATGACCTTTGAACTTTCATGTCACTAAGCTTGTAcagtccctttttttttcaattaagaAATATTGCCAAAATCAGAAACTTCAGCAGATCTTAGCCTTTTGATCCACGCCCCCATTTCTTCTCATTTAGATCACTGTAACTCCCTTTAGACATGCCTTAGACAAACCTCTATAAATCGTCTACAACTGGTTCAAAATGCAGCTGCCATGCTATTAATAAGACCTAGTTATCAGTCCCACATAACTCCTGTTCTTGCATCTCTCCACTGGTTTTCAATAAAATCTTTGAATTAATTACAAAATCGAGTTGATCATGTTTAAGGCTCTACATAACTGCACACCTGGTTACATTTCTGACCTCTCCCTACCTTGTTCTAGTTCCATACCATGCCGTTCATCAAATCTCTGCCttttatccattttttaaaatctgccaGTTAATTCCTtcttctaatctaatctaacaTCCTTGATTCTTGAtctgttgtgcaaaataattaCCTTGTATCGAGCACCATCACCAGATTAAAAATATTAGTTATGTCCTTGGATTAGGACTATGCTAATGGTCCAGTGTGGTCTTAATGTGGTTAATCCAAGCAGCCCTTTTAAGGGTCTACACTGTCACTTGTAAGTCTAGTTTTTTTGTCAAAAGGTATTTCTGGGCTTGGTTTATGCTGGTCTTCTGATGGTCTGGTCCTGTGTGTAATGATTTATGCTCGTCCTTGATTGTGTAACCTTGTCTTTGTTGATCTATTCTGATCCTTCAGTGCCTAGCCTGGTATGTGATACTATTCTCTGATGGTCTGGCCTGGTCTTTGATGATCTGCACTGGTTATTTGATATGTCCTAGATATCCAAAGTGGTCATTTGATGGTCCACCCTTGGTCTTAATAGTCTTGATGAAGCCTGTCCTTTGATGATACAATGTGGCCTTTAAATGATACAGTCTACTTGGTGAAAGTTCACACATATGCTAACACAGGAAGCTGCTTTGATTAGCACAGGATAGGATTAGAACAGATAATCTTTGAAAGTAAAAACTGACATAATTGTTTCATGGGGTGGTGGTCAGGCTATGgttttgtatttctcttttcATGCATAAAGCAAGCTCGTCCTCATGGTTTTCCATGAAAACAGACTCCTAAGAATTGGTTTTAACTCAGGCCAAGAGGAGCAACTGAAGAGTCGAAAAGGCTGCCAATTAGTGTCCAAGATGATTGCTGCTCTGAGAATAAAATTAGTTGTCATCTTATCACATTTACTCGCAAATTGCCTCTTTTTTTGGCAAGATTATCGAAACACTGACTGGTCTATTTAAGACAGCAAAAtgtctttgctgtctttgtcattGCTGTCTATAGCATGTTAGATCATAAACATATAATCTTCACttcattcacacatgcagcccCGAACACTGGAGGCACAAAAGAATGACATTAATTGGGAAAGGAACCTGGAAAAAACATATTGTGCCACTTGCAGCAACAAGCAAAAAGTTGAACTACCAACAGTTTCCCATTTGCAGAACAACTTTGATgaactttaaaaacagaacatgagGGAGAAGACTGCTGCTGAACAGTTGTAGATGTGTGAAAGAGACATCCTGCTCACAGAATCTGCTGAGTGACACAAACGATCTGCTGAATCggtcaggttttatttttggttgAGTCGAATGGAAGCTGATGGCAAGGCAACCCAGAAGAGACCCCTAGATCCTTGGAATTCCTGTACTGAACAGCCAGAGTCAAGAACTGTCAGCACTGCATCTGCCACAGCGGCACAAGACCAGCACTACACTCAAAATTCAAAGATTTACACTGGAGTACTTAATGCTTTGGTAGATAAGGGGTATACCCAGGCAGTTTAGAACTAGCCAGTGAAGTCGAGTGGAGACGAAATTATTTTGTAAAGCATTTGGATTTatgtgttcttcttctgtgaaagtgcactacattttattttcattggtagtattgtaatttttttttctttttttctttcttttcctatttttcttattaatacAAAGGTACCAGCTCACAACTCTTGGTCTTGTGTAGTCATTAAGTTTTACATATATCTCATTGCTTCTCAGTCAAGTCCTATgtcttctgattctgatccagTAATTGTAGCTTAGTACTGACTGGTCTTAGGGTGCTACAGTACTTTTGCTCACACAACCAATAggagatgagacaggaagtcTAAGGCAAGGAAAACTTGAACAAAAGACATCTCTGAAAATTAGACAAGAAACATAAAGCTGGTCAAGACAGAAGATAGAAAAACTACAAAGTAAAAAAAGggaataaactgaactgaaactacATACTATGACATAAGCAAGGCATTTCTTGTCACTGGACGGAAGGTCATCTGGTCATCTACACACATTCCATCGCAGATGTCCAGTGTCATGTACAGGTCCTTGCCAATGGACGCTACCATGCACCGACGGGAAAATTCCAACAGATAGCGTATTCTTCACACTGGCCTGTCCATTTCACATACCTCgacttttttctttacatctgCCTGTCCATTTCACATCCCGTTCATCCGTTTTACGTACCTCAACTTTTTTatacatggatggatggatggaagaacGAGCCCAGGATTCGATCAAGCCAATCAGTTGGTGATTTTCTGTATAAAAGAAAGTTTATATGAGGAATTCCAGTCTGGTTTTGGGGTGCATAAAGCACAGACACTGAAATTGATCAAAGTTTTAAATGCCTTCCAGttgcatcagacaagggacttgTATCCATTCTTGTCTCATTACACTTAAGTGCTGTATTTGATATCAGGTACCATCACATTTTATTAGAAACACTGGAACATTTAATCAGCATTGAAGGAACTGCCTTCAGATGGTTTAAGTCCTCGCAATGTTAATAATAAATCCTTCTCCTCCTGgagttccacaaggttctgtgcttgaATAAATACTATTCACCTCCTACATGCTTGCTTTAGGAAATATTATTACAAACAGCCTACAGCATGTGTTGGGAAAGTTGTTAAAAGATGTGAtcagtatttactgtaaaatcagAATGGAGCTTAATGCATTGGATGGACTGATTAGCTAGGGAGCTAGTTATAATAGCCTAAGGTTTGCAAGCATATTATTTCCAAAATAACAATATAGTGATTTGCAGTATAGTGTGGCATGCTAAACTAGTTTCTAATGTCTCCTCACTTTTTCcaatcaacaaacaacaatCTAATCCACACTCTATTTTAATGCATATTCTCacatataaatgtttaaattttgaACTTAGAATGAGTCATGATTGGTTGAACTTCACTCATGAACTCTAGGTCtctaatgtaatgtaattatataataatataatgtaagTCAGTTTAACTGAACATCTAAAGAGTAATGTTGCTGAATTGTCTTTGGCTAACAGTGTGAACTTTATGTCTTCAGTTGTTTAAACTGTGTCATATTTTAGGACAGGAATATTGGATATTCCTGACTGACATCCACTGGAAATTTCTACAGTAGATGTGATATGTCATTGTTCAGTGAATGTGAAGCATACAAGATGACTATTGCTTGTGCTGGC
This window harbors:
- the sstr1b gene encoding somatostatin receptor type 1, with the protein product MDFNASQDYRSYPTGAPYNTSTDYEDYYQEPDASKIIIPSIYALVCCVGLTGNAMVIYVILKYAKMKTATNIYILNLAIADELFMLSVPFLATSAAVRHWPFGSLMCRLVLSVDGINMFTSIFCLTVLSVDRYIAVVHPIKAARYRRPTVAKVVNVCVWGLSLIVILPIIIFADTVPAQDGGVDCNFLWPEAAWSVAFVVYTFLLGFLLPVGAICLCYCLMVARMRAVGLKAGWLQRRRSEKKITRMVLLVVAVFVLCWMPFYVVQLVSVFHRPPDPMVTQLFVILSYANSGANPILYGFVSDNFRRSFQRIVCFRWLESGLDAEQVDYCAVALRRQTTCSPLDFPKDCMASDMVFRNGTYTSRTTTV